In the genome of Limnobaculum zhutongyuii, one region contains:
- a CDS encoding glutamate/aspartate ABC transporter substrate-binding protein, with amino-acid sequence MQLRKLALPLVLMGLTSTALHAEDLDGTLKKIKDTGVITVGHRESSVPFSYYDNQQNVVGYSQDYSNLIVDAVKKKLDLPNLQVKLIPITSQNRIPLLQNGTFDFECGSTTNNAERQKQVDFSNTLFVVGTRLLTKKDSGIKEFADLKDKNVAVTSGTTSETILNKLNDSDKLNMKIISAKDHGDAFRTVESGRAVAFMMDDALLAGERAKSKKPDQWEIVAKPQSFEAYGCMLRKGDAQFKKLMDETIAQAQTSGAAEKSYDKWFKQPIPPKNLNMNFELSEDMKKLFKAPNDKALN; translated from the coding sequence ATGCAATTACGCAAGTTAGCACTACCGCTAGTTTTAATGGGTCTGACAAGTACGGCGCTCCACGCAGAGGATTTGGACGGTACACTGAAGAAGATTAAAGACACGGGCGTCATCACCGTTGGCCACCGGGAATCTTCTGTTCCTTTCTCTTACTATGATAATCAGCAGAATGTTGTCGGTTATTCACAAGACTACTCTAATCTGATTGTTGACGCGGTTAAAAAGAAACTGGACTTACCAAACCTTCAGGTCAAATTAATTCCTATTACCTCGCAAAACCGTATTCCATTGTTACAGAACGGCACTTTTGATTTTGAATGCGGTTCAACCACCAACAACGCAGAACGTCAAAAGCAAGTTGATTTCTCTAACACCCTGTTTGTGGTTGGTACTCGTCTTCTGACCAAAAAAGATTCTGGCATTAAAGAGTTTGCCGATCTGAAAGATAAAAACGTCGCGGTCACGTCAGGCACTACCTCAGAAACTATTCTGAACAAGCTGAACGACTCCGACAAATTGAACATGAAAATCATCAGTGCGAAAGACCACGGTGATGCATTCCGTACCGTGGAAAGTGGCCGTGCTGTCGCCTTTATGATGGACGATGCACTGCTGGCGGGCGAAAGAGCAAAATCGAAAAAACCCGATCAGTGGGAAATTGTTGCCAAACCACAATCATTTGAAGCCTACGGCTGTATGTTACGTAAAGGCGACGCGCAGTTTAAAAAGCTGATGGATGAAACCATTGCTCAAGCGCAAACCTCTGGCGCAGCAGAAAAATCTTATGACAAATGGTTCAAACAGCCTATTCCACCGAAGAATCTGAACATGAACTTCGAACTGTCAGAAGATATGAAAAAACTGTTTAAAGCACCGAACGATAAAGCCCTGAACTAA
- a CDS encoding amino acid ABC transporter permease — protein MFGNWNWGIFLEQAPFGNTTYLDWLWAGFQVTVALSICSWILAFILGSLFGILRTVPNRVLSGIGTLYVALFRNVPLIVQFFIWYLLVPELLPASIGDWFKGDLDPNIQFFVVSVCCLGFFTGARVCEQVRTAIQSLPRGQRGAALALGLTLPQAYRHVLLPNAYRIIIPPLTSEMLNMVKNSAVASTIGLIELSAQANKLLEYSGYAYESFLAVTIAYVLINIVVMRLMKLVEKKTRLPGTFGG, from the coding sequence ATGTTTGGAAACTGGAATTGGGGAATATTCTTAGAACAAGCCCCGTTTGGAAATACTACCTATCTGGATTGGCTATGGGCCGGTTTTCAGGTCACGGTAGCACTATCCATATGCTCATGGATTCTGGCGTTTATTCTGGGATCGCTGTTTGGTATTTTACGTACTGTTCCTAACCGTGTACTTTCCGGAATAGGAACCCTGTATGTTGCGCTATTTCGCAACGTGCCATTAATTGTACAATTTTTTATCTGGTATCTGTTGGTGCCTGAATTATTACCGGCATCTATTGGTGATTGGTTTAAAGGGGACTTGGATCCCAATATCCAATTCTTTGTGGTCTCTGTCTGCTGTCTGGGTTTCTTTACCGGTGCTCGCGTGTGTGAACAGGTCAGAACCGCGATTCAGTCACTTCCTCGTGGACAAAGAGGTGCTGCGCTGGCATTAGGGCTAACCCTGCCTCAGGCGTATCGTCATGTGCTGTTACCTAACGCTTACCGCATTATTATTCCACCGTTGACCTCTGAAATGCTTAACATGGTGAAAAACTCCGCCGTGGCATCAACCATTGGTCTGATTGAACTTTCCGCACAGGCCAATAAGCTGCTGGAGTATTCCGGCTACGCCTATGAATCCTTCCTTGCCGTCACCATCGCTTACGTGTTGATTAACATCGTCGTTATGCGACTGATGAAATTGGTTGAGAAGAAAACCCGTCTGCCTGGCACCTTTGGAGGATAA